A window of the Bacillus andreraoultii genome harbors these coding sequences:
- the addB gene encoding helicase-exonuclease AddAB subunit AddB, whose product MSLRFVRGRSGSGKTTFLMNEMTNKLQTEPDGNPIIYIVPDQMTFLSEYKLASQPDLQGMIRLQVYSFSRLAWRVLQETGGITRLHISSTGLNMLIRKIVNENKDQLKVFKQSADKFGFIDHLENIVSEFKRYCISPEELKNEWNDIRSQATLQAKIHDLELIYEQFEQVIKQKYLISEDYLPLLAEKMPQSTSLKDAEVYIDGFHSFTPQEYMVIEQLLRTVKRVTIALNGECSFRDRLPSEFHLFRMPGEAYASLYEIAQVNGIEIEDDIALNQSVRFKHQSLVHLEKYYEQLPIKTYDEKANVHFCEATNVRTEIEGIGRKIIALVRDAGYRYKDIAILVRNSQNYQELFETIFHDYQIPYYVDQKRPMLNHPLIELIRSTLEIVTGYWRYDPIFRAVKTDLLFPLDTNIHIMRDKMDRLENYCLAFGIQGDKWTKKERWHYRRIRGLDHDFPQTDEERKIERELNESRLIISAPINRLAVRLKQSKTGRDMCTALFLFLEELDIPAKLEKLQIQAEEKGQLLKSREHGQAWDSIMQLLDQYVEVLGDQEVTVKQFTEIVEAGLESLHFSIVPPAIDQVIIADLELSRLSDVKIAFVIGLVDGVMPMKFQDNGIFTDEERENLITSGLTIAPTNKDRLLDEEFIAYKAFTTPSEQLFLSYPLANEEGKALIPSPYIKRLAEMFPGGEYLLFGNEANEIPANEQVQLLVNWNQALTHVTYQLQSYKRLEPIEDLWWDTYNLLMESDIRDQAKRILSSLFYENKATSLSEQTVTELYGTELIGSISRMEMFNRCPFSHYLSHGLHLQERQLYRLDAPDIGEMFHSALKYIGDLVIKGNLSWGKLTKKQIQSFVTEAIQYLAPKLQNEILLSTNRYQYLKRKLERVILRATEVIEEHAKSSAFVPYRMELAFGPKGDLPPVQFELKNGMKMQLVGRIDRVDKAETEKGVFLRVIDYKSSSRDLNLSEVYYGLSLQMLTYLDILIRYSEKLVGKSANPAGVLYFHIHNPMIKSKKILTLDEIEELIFKDFKMKGLILSDPDVVQMMDQTLETGDSKIISAGLKKDGTLKATSKVATEEDFTHLRQYVGKVFEKTGNEIASGNVEISPYKMNDKTPCAFCPFKSVCQFDSTLKENNYRVLPSLKQQEALEQVKEVVKQ is encoded by the coding sequence ATGTCATTACGATTTGTCAGAGGTAGATCAGGTAGTGGAAAAACAACTTTTTTAATGAATGAAATGACAAATAAGCTGCAAACTGAGCCAGATGGGAATCCAATCATTTATATTGTTCCTGACCAAATGACATTCTTATCCGAATATAAATTGGCATCACAACCAGATTTGCAAGGAATGATTCGCCTTCAAGTATACAGTTTTTCACGATTGGCCTGGCGTGTTCTTCAAGAAACGGGCGGAATTACACGCCTTCATATAAGTTCTACTGGATTAAATATGTTAATTCGTAAAATTGTCAATGAAAATAAAGACCAACTAAAAGTGTTTAAACAAAGTGCAGATAAATTTGGTTTTATTGACCATTTGGAAAATATTGTATCAGAGTTTAAGCGATATTGTATTTCTCCAGAAGAATTGAAAAATGAGTGGAATGATATTAGAAGTCAAGCGACACTCCAAGCAAAAATTCATGATTTAGAACTTATTTACGAGCAATTTGAACAAGTCATTAAACAAAAATATTTAATTTCAGAGGATTACCTACCATTATTAGCAGAAAAAATGCCACAATCGACTTCGTTAAAAGATGCGGAAGTTTATATTGATGGGTTTCATAGTTTCACCCCACAAGAATATATGGTAATTGAACAATTACTAAGGACAGTCAAGCGGGTGACGATTGCGTTAAATGGAGAATGCTCTTTCCGTGATCGGTTGCCTTCTGAATTTCATTTGTTCCGTATGCCAGGAGAAGCGTATGCGTCATTATATGAAATTGCACAAGTGAACGGAATTGAAATAGAAGATGATATCGCACTCAACCAATCGGTTCGTTTTAAGCATCAGTCACTTGTTCATCTTGAAAAATATTATGAGCAATTACCTATAAAAACTTATGACGAAAAGGCAAATGTTCATTTTTGTGAAGCAACAAACGTAAGGACTGAAATCGAAGGTATAGGAAGAAAGATTATTGCGCTCGTTCGTGATGCGGGTTATCGATACAAAGATATAGCTATCCTTGTACGTAATAGTCAAAACTACCAAGAGCTATTTGAAACGATTTTTCATGATTATCAAATACCATATTATGTGGACCAAAAGCGACCAATGCTAAATCATCCGCTAATTGAACTCATTCGATCGACACTCGAAATTGTTACAGGATATTGGCGCTATGATCCAATTTTTCGTGCGGTAAAGACGGATTTACTCTTTCCACTAGATACCAATATTCACATAATGCGAGATAAAATGGATCGACTCGAAAATTATTGTCTTGCATTTGGAATTCAAGGGGATAAGTGGACGAAAAAAGAACGTTGGCATTACCGTAGAATTCGTGGATTAGACCACGATTTTCCGCAAACTGATGAAGAAAGAAAAATTGAACGGGAATTAAATGAATCTCGTCTGATTATTTCTGCTCCGATTAATCGGTTAGCTGTTCGATTGAAACAATCAAAAACCGGTCGTGATATGTGTACGGCATTATTTTTATTTTTAGAAGAACTGGATATTCCAGCTAAGTTAGAAAAGCTACAAATACAAGCGGAAGAGAAAGGTCAATTATTAAAAAGTCGGGAACATGGACAAGCATGGGATTCAATTATGCAATTATTAGATCAATATGTTGAAGTTTTAGGTGACCAGGAAGTGACCGTTAAACAATTTACAGAAATTGTCGAAGCGGGATTGGAATCACTTCACTTTTCCATAGTACCACCTGCAATTGATCAAGTAATTATAGCCGACTTAGAGTTATCAAGGCTTTCTGATGTAAAAATTGCCTTTGTGATTGGGCTTGTTGATGGTGTGATGCCAATGAAATTTCAAGATAACGGCATTTTCACAGATGAAGAAAGAGAAAATTTAATTACATCGGGCTTAACAATTGCTCCAACTAATAAAGACCGACTTCTGGATGAAGAATTTATTGCCTATAAAGCATTCACGACGCCATCTGAACAATTGTTTTTAAGTTATCCATTAGCTAACGAAGAAGGAAAAGCTTTAATACCATCACCATATATAAAGAGACTTGCCGAAATGTTTCCAGGTGGAGAATATTTATTATTTGGAAATGAGGCCAATGAAATTCCAGCAAACGAGCAAGTTCAATTACTTGTGAACTGGAATCAAGCACTCACGCATGTGACCTATCAATTACAATCTTATAAACGGCTTGAGCCAATTGAAGATCTCTGGTGGGATACGTATAACTTACTGATGGAAAGCGACATACGTGACCAAGCAAAACGCATCCTTTCAAGTTTATTTTATGAAAATAAAGCAACAAGTCTCTCGGAACAAACAGTAACAGAGTTGTATGGTACTGAACTGATTGGCAGTATTTCGAGAATGGAAATGTTTAATCGTTGTCCGTTTTCTCACTATTTATCTCACGGATTACATTTGCAAGAACGACAACTATATCGTCTCGACGCACCCGACATTGGGGAAATGTTCCATAGTGCCTTGAAATATATTGGTGATTTAGTAATAAAAGGAAATTTATCTTGGGGAAAGTTAACGAAAAAGCAAATTCAGTCTTTTGTTACGGAAGCAATTCAATATTTAGCTCCAAAATTACAAAATGAAATTTTATTAAGTACAAATCGTTATCAATATTTAAAGAGAAAACTAGAACGAGTTATTTTACGGGCTACAGAAGTCATTGAAGAACATGCAAAATCTAGTGCATTTGTTCCGTATCGAATGGAGCTTGCCTTCGGACCAAAGGGAGATTTGCCACCGGTACAGTTCGAATTAAAAAACGGGATGAAAATGCAGTTAGTCGGCCGTATTGACCGGGTGGATAAGGCGGAGACAGAAAAAGGAGTCTTTTTAAGAGTTATTGACTATAAATCTAGTAGTCGTGATTTAAATTTAAGTGAAGTATATTATGGTCTCTCACTACAAATGCTTACTTATCTTGACATTTTAATTCGTTATTCGGAAAAACTTGTTGGAAAGTCAGCTAATCCTGCCGGTGTTTTATATTTCCATATTCACAATCCGATGATTAAAAGTAAAAAAATATTAACACTTGATGAAATTGAGGAGCTTATTTTCAAAGACTTTAAAATGAAAGGATTGATTTTGTCTGATCCGGATGTTGTCCAAATGATGGATCAAACATTAGAGACAGGTGATTCAAAGATTATTTCAGCCGGACTGAAAAAAGATGGTACATTAAAGGCAACTTCCAAAGTAGCTACAGAAGAAGATTTTACACATTTACGCCAATATGTAGGAAAGGTTTTCGAGAAAACAGGAAATGAAATTGCAAGCGGTAATGTTGAAATCTCGCCTTA
- a CDS encoding TVP38/TMEM64 family protein: MDLSSIHEWLTLENFMELIQDYRSFGPIPGIVLPMIEAFLPFLPLFVFITANASAFGLGWGFLFSWIGACTGALLVFSIIRKYGQKKFLAFLKNHKQVKRLVDWVDRHGFGPLFLLICFPFTPSAIVNIVAGLSRLSIYQYGLAVLAGKMVMIFSISYIGHDIPSLIHNPKKTIVLGVIIVVLWYVGKRVETHLNKKIDGDTLSKIEKRQKAEEKQ, from the coding sequence ATGGACTTATCAAGCATACATGAATGGTTAACCCTAGAAAACTTTATGGAATTAATCCAAGATTACCGTTCTTTTGGACCAATTCCAGGAATTGTTTTGCCGATGATTGAGGCTTTTTTACCTTTTTTGCCATTATTCGTATTTATAACAGCTAATGCAAGTGCGTTCGGATTAGGTTGGGGATTTTTATTCTCTTGGATAGGTGCTTGTACCGGTGCGTTGCTCGTTTTTTCTATTATTCGAAAGTATGGGCAAAAGAAGTTCCTTGCTTTCTTGAAAAATCATAAGCAAGTAAAGCGTCTTGTTGATTGGGTGGATAGGCACGGCTTTGGACCGTTATTTTTATTAATTTGTTTTCCTTTTACACCTTCAGCCATTGTTAATATTGTTGCCGGACTATCGAGGTTAAGCATTTATCAGTATGGACTTGCTGTTCTTGCAGGGAAAATGGTTATGATTTTTAGTATTAGTTATATAGGCCATGATATCCCTTCCTTAATCCATAATCCGAAGAAAACAATTGTATTAGGCGTTATTATCGTCGTTTTATGGTATGTCGGAAAACGAGTCGAAACCCATCTAAATAAAAAAATTGATGGTGATACTTTATCAAAAATAGAAAAAAGGCAAAAAGCTGAGGAAAAGCAGTAA
- a CDS encoding competence protein ComK has product MSIKEQKFHYDVVLDASFMAIIPVQYGSKLYSKVIRMEGEEVVPFTPLEIIKKGCKFYASSYNGRKEGTKELIGVTHKAPIVIDPIQNIYFFPTASPKQHHCLWISYSHVSTFKRLDRYHTEVVFITGESIEVPISYLSFEKQMLRTALLRTKIDPHFVQQERRRHYYFNHFEYGLGAMERGYPYELPPVHSFGQSQLSTNLLNKK; this is encoded by the coding sequence ATGTCGATAAAAGAACAAAAATTTCATTATGATGTTGTACTGGATGCCTCTTTTATGGCAATCATCCCGGTGCAATATGGAAGCAAGCTTTATTCGAAAGTTATAAGAATGGAAGGGGAGGAAGTTGTTCCGTTTACTCCTTTGGAAATCATTAAAAAAGGTTGTAAATTTTACGCTTCTAGCTATAATGGTCGTAAAGAGGGAACGAAGGAGTTAATTGGTGTTACTCATAAAGCCCCGATTGTCATTGATCCAATCCAAAATATTTATTTTTTTCCGACTGCATCTCCAAAGCAACATCATTGTCTATGGATTTCCTATAGTCATGTATCAACGTTTAAACGATTGGATCGTTATCATACAGAAGTTGTTTTTATTACAGGTGAATCAATTGAAGTACCTATTTCTTATTTATCCTTTGAAAAACAAATGTTACGGACAGCGTTATTAAGAACAAAAATCGACCCCCATTTTGTTCAGCAAGAACGTAGAAGACATTACTATTTTAATCATTTTGAATATGGTTTAGGTGCAATGGAAAGAGGTTACCCTTATGAACTACCCCCAGTTCATTCGTTTGGACAATCTCAGTTATCCACAAACCTTTTAAACAAGAAATAA
- a CDS encoding IDEAL domain-containing protein: MKNEKSFAELTKAYAKGNYAQREKFIQSVYIDLLIKEALLKERKRAIKEKIDEAIDNNDKKLFFTLSSELLEIEKQLNA; this comes from the coding sequence ATGAAAAATGAGAAATCATTTGCAGAGTTAACGAAAGCATATGCTAAAGGGAATTATGCACAGCGTGAAAAGTTTATTCAGTCCGTGTACATCGATTTATTAATTAAAGAAGCCCTTTTAAAAGAAAGAAAAAGGGCAATTAAAGAGAAAATCGATGAAGCTATTGATAATAATGATAAAAAGTTATTTTTCACACTATCGAGTGAATTATTAGAAATCGAAAAACAATTAAACGCGTAA
- a CDS encoding M48 family metallopeptidase, with the protein MRKKILITFLLGYGLVIAFLYYYLFKWNTGSIPQEAVGTVVDPSTFMSKEELALSEQYSNIRNLLFFITIPYEWLFYLIILLLGIGKTFEKWAEKTARKWLFQSAIFTFCLSVLSYIFFLPLRYISFHLSRQYGLSNENFHSWMRDGLIDFWLDWLFLFVIVTVLYWLMRKKEKRWWLYAWYLSIPFSIFIMFIQPVIIDPLYNDFYPLKNKELEEKILSLADQAHIPAEHVYEVNMSEKTNTLNAYVTGVGSNSRIVLWDTTLNQLEEDEILFIMAHEMAHYVEKHIYIGMIGYLLLTLVGLFLIDKILSILVKKYQEAFRITGKSNISSLPLILLILSVLSFASSPLSNVVSRYQEERADRYAIEMTKDVDAGISTFQELSRAGLSQVNPPLLVKWFRYGHPTLMERIEMIQSYETKFDKNKKE; encoded by the coding sequence TTGAGAAAAAAAATCCTTATCACATTTTTACTAGGTTACGGTTTAGTTATTGCTTTTTTATATTACTATTTGTTTAAGTGGAATACGGGTTCAATTCCACAAGAAGCAGTTGGAACGGTTGTAGATCCTTCGACCTTCATGTCAAAAGAGGAACTTGCTTTATCAGAGCAATATTCCAACATACGTAATTTATTATTTTTTATTACGATTCCATATGAGTGGCTTTTTTACTTAATCATTCTTCTCTTAGGGATAGGGAAGACGTTTGAAAAATGGGCAGAGAAAACAGCGAGGAAGTGGCTATTCCAAAGTGCCATTTTCACCTTTTGTTTATCCGTACTATCCTATATTTTCTTTTTGCCACTTCGTTATATTTCATTTCATTTATCGAGGCAATACGGATTATCAAATGAAAACTTCCATTCATGGATGCGTGACGGCTTGATTGATTTTTGGCTTGATTGGTTGTTTTTATTTGTCATTGTAACGGTCCTTTACTGGCTGATGCGAAAAAAGGAGAAACGTTGGTGGCTGTATGCTTGGTACTTATCCATCCCATTTTCTATATTTATTATGTTTATCCAGCCTGTCATCATTGATCCGCTCTATAATGATTTTTATCCGTTAAAAAATAAGGAATTAGAAGAGAAAATTCTTTCCCTTGCTGATCAAGCGCATATTCCGGCAGAGCATGTTTATGAGGTGAATATGTCGGAAAAGACAAATACACTAAATGCTTATGTGACAGGAGTTGGTTCTAATTCACGAATTGTTTTATGGGATACAACGCTAAATCAGTTAGAAGAAGACGAAATACTTTTTATTATGGCGCATGAAATGGCACATTATGTAGAGAAACATATATATATTGGCATGATTGGGTATCTATTATTGACATTGGTCGGTTTATTTTTAATCGATAAAATATTATCCATATTAGTAAAGAAATACCAAGAAGCTTTTAGAATCACAGGAAAAAGCAATATTTCTTCGCTACCATTAATCTTATTGATCTTATCCGTTCTTTCGTTTGCTTCGAGCCCTCTCTCAAATGTAGTTTCTCGTTATCAAGAGGAACGGGCAGATCGTTATGCGATTGAAATGACAAAAGATGTTGATGCGGGAATTTCTACATTTCAAGAATTATCAAGAGCGGGACTTAGTCAAGTGAATCCACCACTTCTCGTTAAATGGTTTCGTTATGGGCATCCAACTTTAATGGAACGTATAGAAATGATACAAAGTTATGAGACTAAATTTGATAAAAATAAAAAGGAATGA
- a CDS encoding ABC transporter substrate-binding protein, whose amino-acid sequence MGKIRKGLAMVFLASLLALAGCGSNNETASNGNESSKEGNSSEKTYKVGISQYVNHPSLDAATEGFKRALEEAGLKVDYDEQNAQGDPNNAKTAAQNLVNGGVDLIFANATPSAQAAASATSDIPVIFTSVTDPIGAELVQSMDSPGGNVTGTADMHPESIPSTIKFIDEHTDAKTVGTIYNAGEQNSVKQIDEMKKAIAKADLKLVEKVVANTSEVKQAADSLVGTVDVIYIVTDNTVVSGLEAAIQVAQDNDIPLFVGELDSVNRGGFAAYGFDYGDIGYEAGQLAVKVLKEGKKPSELPAQYPQHLKLVINKKAAAEMGIELKPEWDDIAEYIE is encoded by the coding sequence ATGGGGAAGATACGTAAAGGTCTAGCAATGGTTTTTCTAGCAAGTTTACTCGCACTTGCAGGATGTGGATCAAATAATGAAACGGCTTCAAATGGTAATGAATCTTCTAAAGAAGGAAATAGTAGTGAGAAGACATATAAAGTAGGAATTAGTCAATATGTTAATCATCCATCATTGGATGCGGCGACAGAAGGCTTTAAGCGAGCACTAGAAGAGGCGGGGTTAAAAGTAGACTATGATGAACAAAATGCTCAAGGAGATCCGAATAATGCGAAAACAGCAGCACAAAATCTTGTTAACGGTGGAGTGGATTTAATTTTTGCAAATGCGACACCGAGTGCACAAGCAGCTGCGAGTGCAACAAGTGATATACCTGTTATTTTTACTTCTGTAACCGATCCGATTGGTGCTGAATTAGTCCAGTCAATGGATTCACCTGGTGGAAATGTAACAGGTACGGCTGATATGCATCCAGAGTCAATTCCAAGTACGATAAAATTTATTGATGAACATACAGATGCAAAAACAGTTGGAACAATATATAACGCTGGAGAACAAAACTCAGTTAAACAAATCGATGAAATGAAAAAAGCTATTGCGAAAGCGGATTTAAAGCTAGTTGAGAAAGTTGTTGCCAATACATCTGAAGTAAAACAAGCGGCTGATTCTCTTGTTGGTACTGTTGATGTAATCTATATTGTGACAGATAATACAGTAGTCTCTGGATTAGAAGCGGCTATCCAAGTTGCACAAGATAATGATATTCCTCTATTTGTTGGGGAACTTGATTCTGTTAATCGTGGTGGTTTTGCTGCATATGGCTTTGACTACGGTGATATTGGTTATGAAGCTGGCCAGCTCGCTGTAAAAGTTCTAAAAGAAGGAAAGAAACCTAGTGAATTACCTGCACAATATCCACAACATTTAAAACTTGTCATTAATAAAAAGGCAGCAGCAGAAATGGGAATAGAATTAAAGCCTGAATGGGATGATATTGCAGAATATATTGAATAA
- a CDS encoding lipoate--protein ligase, protein MLYVDNKGIHNPQINLAIEEYILKNLDINESYLLFYVNEPSIIIGRNQNTIEEINTEYVEANHIKVVRRMSGGGAVYHDLGNLNYSFITKDEGNSIQGNFKKFTKPVIDALRKLGANADLMGRNDIEIDGRKVSGTAQYATGGRMYTHGTLMLNSDLDHVSKALKPKKEKIESKGVKSVRARVGNISEFIDQQMTVEEFKQFILKSVFEAEGSEIKEYVLTEEDWKNIEELSKTKYQTWEWNYGKSPKSNIENSKRFPIGTIDVRLDVAQGIIENVKIFGDFFGWGDVAEIENKLTGVRYEKSELEEALKDVDIKHYFGNIEKEDFINLIY, encoded by the coding sequence ATGCTATATGTTGATAACAAAGGAATTCATAATCCACAAATAAACCTAGCGATTGAAGAATACATATTAAAAAATCTTGATATTAATGAGTCCTATTTACTATTTTATGTGAATGAACCTTCCATTATTATTGGTAGAAATCAAAATACGATTGAAGAAATTAATACAGAATATGTAGAAGCGAATCATATTAAAGTAGTCCGCAGAATGAGTGGCGGGGGTGCCGTTTATCATGATCTCGGCAATTTAAACTATAGCTTCATTACAAAGGATGAAGGAAATAGTATTCAAGGTAATTTTAAAAAGTTTACGAAACCAGTTATTGATGCATTGCGAAAATTAGGGGCTAATGCAGATTTAATGGGAAGAAACGATATTGAAATTGATGGTCGTAAAGTCTCTGGTACAGCTCAATACGCAACAGGCGGTAGAATGTATACACACGGTACGCTCATGCTTAATTCCGATTTAGATCATGTGTCAAAAGCGTTAAAACCGAAAAAGGAAAAAATTGAATCAAAAGGCGTTAAATCGGTTCGCGCTCGGGTTGGAAATATATCAGAGTTCATTGATCAGCAAATGACTGTAGAAGAATTTAAGCAATTTATTTTAAAGAGTGTTTTTGAAGCAGAAGGTAGCGAAATAAAAGAATATGTATTGACAGAAGAAGATTGGAAAAATATTGAAGAATTATCCAAAACTAAATATCAAACGTGGGAATGGAACTATGGAAAAAGTCCAAAATCGAATATTGAGAATTCAAAACGATTCCCAATCGGAACAATTGATGTTCGTCTAGATGTAGCACAAGGAATAATTGAAAACGTGAAAATTTTCGGTGACTTCTTTGGTTGGGGAGATGTAGCAGAAATTGAAAATAAATTAACCGGTGTTCGTTATGAAAAATCTGAACTAGAAGAAGCCTTAAAAGATGTTGATATAAAGCACTACTTTGGTAATATCGAAAAAGAAGATTTTATTAACTTAATTTATTAA
- a CDS encoding MBL fold metallo-hydrolase gives MKLTIIGPWGGFPKVNEASAGYLLEHDGFHLLIDCGSAILSKLQQFIKPANLDACIISHYHPDHNADIGVLQHALLIDMYVTGEKKTLPIYGHNLDQTSFEELTYKDQTIGIAYNPEQLLQIGPFSIKFLRTKHSVPCFAFRIEADGKSLVFTADSAYQDAFIEFAKGTDLLLSECNFYGNMDASNAGHMNSYDVAKLAKAAEVKKLILTHLPHFGNLQQLIYEVGEYYKGPVQLAELGDIWTI, from the coding sequence ATGAAACTTACAATTATTGGTCCATGGGGTGGTTTTCCGAAAGTGAACGAGGCGAGTGCAGGATATTTATTGGAACATGACGGATTTCATCTCCTTATTGATTGTGGCAGTGCTATATTATCAAAATTGCAACAATTTATAAAACCAGCAAATCTTGATGCGTGTATAATAAGTCATTATCATCCTGATCACAATGCAGATATTGGTGTATTACAACACGCTTTACTAATTGATATGTATGTAACAGGCGAGAAAAAAACATTGCCAATATATGGTCATAATCTCGATCAAACCTCGTTTGAGGAGCTTACTTATAAGGATCAAACAATTGGAATTGCCTATAATCCGGAACAGTTATTACAAATTGGTCCCTTTTCGATCAAGTTTTTACGGACAAAGCATTCGGTTCCATGTTTTGCCTTTCGCATTGAAGCAGACGGTAAATCTCTTGTTTTTACTGCCGATAGTGCATACCAAGATGCTTTTATTGAGTTTGCGAAAGGAACAGATCTACTTTTATCTGAATGTAATTTTTATGGTAATATGGATGCGAGCAATGCTGGACATATGAATAGTTATGATGTGGCAAAACTTGCAAAAGCGGCAGAAGTGAAAAAACTAATTTTAACGCATTTACCACACTTTGGAAATTTACAGCAACTAATTTATGAAGTAGGCGAGTATTATAAAGGGCCGGTCCAATTGGCTGAATTAGGGGATATATGGACGATATAA
- the yhfH gene encoding protein YhfH translates to MILSILEFFQNLPAKFCQNCGEEIEEQHECYGNTCYKCIGIKDIK, encoded by the coding sequence ATGATTTTAAGTATTCTTGAATTTTTCCAAAACCTTCCTGCTAAATTCTGTCAAAATTGTGGAGAAGAAATTGAAGAACAGCATGAATGCTATGGCAATACTTGCTATAAGTGCATCGGAATTAAAGATATAAAATAA
- the hemH gene encoding ferrochelatase, with protein MSKKKMGLLVMAYGTPYTEDDIEPYYTHIRHGRRPTDELIEDLKSRYKAIGGISPLAEITKAQAEKLTSHLNKVQDQIEFELFIGLKHIHPFIEDAVKDMHNAGITEAISIVLAPHYSTLSIKGYNDRVQKTAEQLGGLKIDSVDHWYDEPKFIEYWVQQLQAMFEKMEEEERNNSMVVFSAHSLPEKILKAHDPYPDQLATTAKLIADGAGIKEYAIGWQSAGQTPEPWLGPDVQDLTRDLHKKKAYKAFIYCPVGFVSEHLEVLFDNDTECQIVCEEVGANYYRPAMPNDHDLFIEALGDVVLKRLKN; from the coding sequence ATGAGTAAGAAAAAAATGGGACTTCTTGTGATGGCATATGGAACCCCTTATACTGAGGATGATATTGAACCATATTATACACATATTAGACATGGTAGAAGACCAACTGATGAACTAATTGAAGATTTAAAGAGTCGCTATAAAGCAATTGGTGGAATTTCTCCGTTAGCTGAGATAACGAAAGCACAAGCAGAAAAATTAACATCTCATTTAAATAAAGTTCAAGATCAGATTGAATTCGAATTATTTATTGGTTTGAAACATATTCATCCGTTTATTGAGGATGCTGTAAAAGATATGCATAATGCTGGGATTACTGAAGCAATTAGTATTGTTCTTGCTCCACACTATTCAACATTAAGTATTAAAGGGTACAATGACCGTGTACAAAAAACAGCAGAACAACTTGGTGGTTTGAAAATTGATTCTGTAGATCATTGGTACGATGAGCCGAAGTTTATTGAATACTGGGTTCAACAACTACAAGCGATGTTTGAAAAAATGGAAGAGGAAGAAAGAAACAATTCAATGGTTGTATTCTCAGCGCATAGTTTACCTGAGAAAATACTTAAGGCTCACGATCCATATCCAGATCAATTAGCTACAACTGCAAAATTAATTGCTGATGGAGCTGGGATTAAAGAATATGCGATTGGTTGGCAAAGTGCTGGACAAACACCAGAGCCATGGCTCGGACCGGATGTTCAAGATTTGACAAGAGATTTACATAAGAAAAAAGCGTATAAGGCGTTTATTTATTGCCCAGTTGGATTTGTTTCTGAACATTTAGAAGTGTTATTTGATAATGATACGGAATGTCAAATTGTTTGTGAAGAAGTAGGAGCAAATTATTATCGTCCAGCCATGCCTAATGATCATGATTTATTCATTGAAGCATTAGGTGATGTTGTCTTAAAGAGATTAAAGAACTAA